The Salvia miltiorrhiza cultivar Shanhuang (shh) chromosome 1, IMPLAD_Smil_shh, whole genome shotgun sequence genome has a window encoding:
- the LOC130997991 gene encoding uncharacterized protein LOC130997991: MAANDAVLLRSLELRLLRCSIPSNTPAPPPSRTQSSPQFPHLHSLLNDVVILIESGEYLQAVASSSASQALFSSLQLDSLDSAQRFYSELLPECVSSFFNVSGSEDSVEKGYKALLVMAIAVASLLAFTQCNFTGPSVNVPLMPLAKLSILEYQKVGEEWIEWEAWAHKELMSIGSDLCAKFSNLQYLIFGKTLLLKMKDALFEESLSSIDGIRSTSWWLARALFLHQKLLDERSSSLFDLLQVCTNESFSYLGTLEKIEEYWSPNEDCSTILSMLRLETGMLELYYGRVDTSKRHFESAAEVSNFNFYLTGALGFRTMHQVEPRAQLRLVTGTNNGDISLPVSAESSSTNNSPLPQSSETYEDSDILMTPRFIVDERNSESVEQDAKQHSVAATPLTATQQALILAQCLLVEKRARNDELQKWEMAPYIEAIDSQSPSPFMLQCFCNLLRVRWESSRSRTKQRSLMMMEQLVEGVYNHSPGVAARLYYCFGMYMPPIPALRKEYGDLLVSCGLIGEALKIYEDLELWDNLIYCYQLMDKKAAAVELIKKRLSEKPSDPRLWCSLGDVTNDDASYEKALEVSGRRSARAYRSLARSAYNRGEYEKSKILWESAMGLNSLYPDGWFALGAAALKSRDVDKALDGFTRAVQLDPENGEAWNNIACLHMVKKRSKEAFIAFKEALKLKRESWQMWENYSQVAVDVGNLSQAMEALQKVLDLTNKKRFDSGLLERIMLEIEGRTLVTQSESNVPNSDSSNTAPVNVSSNVTANANGTNGLQIDSARSRETEHLIELIGKILRQIVQSGGNGEIWGLYARWHKLKGDLAMCSEALLKQVRSYQGSDLWKDKDRFVKFANASLELCKVYQELASRGNSRRELFVAEMHLKSTIKQAIDFSDTKEYRDVVACLEDVQGALKATSLPGA, from the exons ATGGCAGCAAACGATGCCGTTCTCCTCCGCTCTTTGGAGCTCCGCCTCCTCCGCTGCTCCATACCATCCAACACTCCCGCACCGCCGCCTTCGCGCACCCAATCCTCGCCCCAGTTCCCTCACCTCCACTCCCTCCTAAACGACGTCGTGATTCTAATAGAATCAGGCGAGTATCTTCAGGCTGTTGCATCCTCCTCCGCTTCTCAAGCCCTATTTTCCAGTCTCCAACTCGACTCGCTGGATTCAGCTCAACGCTTCTACTCCGAGCTGCTGCCCGAGTGCGTCAGCTCGTTTTTTAATGTCAGCGGCAGTGAGGACTCAGTGGAAAAGGGTTATAAAGCACTGCTTGTGATGGCTATCGCGGTTGCTTCTTTGCTTGCCTTCACTCAGTGTAACTTTACTGG GCCATCGGTTAATGTTCCTTTGATGCCGCTTGCAAAATTGTCGATCCTTGAGTACCAAAAAGTTGGTGAGGAATGGATAGAGTGGGAAGCATGGGCACACAAGGAACTCATGTCTATTGGCTCTGATCTTTGTGCCAAATTCTCTAACTTGCAG TACTTAATTTTCGGAAAGACTCTTCTGCTAAAGATGAAAGATGCCCTATTTGAAGAAAGTCTTTCTTCCATAGATGGAATAAGAAGCACATCCTGGTGGTTGGCCAGAGCTTTGTTCTTGCATCAGAAATTGTTGGATGAGCGCTCATCTTCTCTTTTTGACCTGTTACAAGTCTGTACCAATGAAAGTTTTTCTTATTTGGGCACCTTGGAGAAGATAGAAGAGTATTGGTCGCCGAATGAAGACTGTTCTACTATACTGTCTATGCTTCGGCTAGAAACAGGGATGCTGGAGCTTTATTATGGACGTGTAGATACTTCCAA GCGGCACTTTGAATCTGCTGCAGAGGTATCCAACTTTAACTTTTATCTGACTGGCGCTCTGGGATTTCGGACTATGCATCAG GTGGAACCAAGAGCACAACTTCGTCTTGTTACTGGAACAAATAATGGAGACATCTCTTTGCCAGTAAGCGCCGAGTCCAGCAGTACTAACAATTCTCCACTTCCCCAATCTTCTGAAACCTATGAAGATTCTGATATATTAATGACCCCCAGATTCATAGTAGATGAGAGAAACTCTGAAAGTGTTGAGCAGGATGCTAAGCAGCATTCTGTTGCAGCTACTCCATTGACTGCAACACAACAGGCATTAATTCTGGCGCAATGCCTTTTGGTTGAGAAAAGAGCTCGCAATGATGAATTGCAAA AATGGGAAATGGCTCCATATATAGAGGCTATTGATTCTCAAAGTCCATCTCCATTCATG CTTCAGTGTTTCTGTAATTTATTGCGTGTCCGGTGGGAATCAAGTCGTAGTAGAACAAAGCAGCGATCATTGATGATGATGGAACAACTG GTGGAAGGTGTATACAACCATTCTCCTGGAGTTGCTGCAAGATTATATTACTGCTTTGGAATGTACATGCCTCCGATTCCTGCACTACGCAA GGAATATGGTGATCTTTTGGTCAGTTGTGGCTTGATTGGGGAGGCTCTTAAAATTTATGAGGATCTTGAGCTATGGGATAATCTGATATATTGTTACCAGTTAATGGATAAGAAAGCAGCAGCTGTTGAACTCATCAAGAAGCGCCTATCTGAGAAGCCATCTGACCCAAGGTTATGGTGCTCTCTTGGTGATGTTACAAATGACGATGCTTCCTATGAGAAGGCCCTTGAAGTCTCGGGTAGGCGTTCTGCAAGAGCATATCGATCTCTTGCTCGCTCTGCCTACAACCGAGGAGAGTATGAGAAGTCAAAAATCTTATGGGAGTCTGCTATGGGTTTGAATTCCTTGTATCCAGATGGCTGGTTTGCTCTTGGTGCTGCTGCGTTAAAGTCTAGGGATGTTGATAAAGCACTGGATGGTTTCACACGTGCAGTTCAACTTGATCCTGAAAATGGGGAGGCTTGGAATAATATTGCTTGTTTACATATGGTTAAAAAGAGAAGCAAGGAGGCTTTCATTGCATTTAAAGAAGCGTTAAAGCTGAAGCGAGAGAGCTGGCAAATGTGGGAGAACTATAGCCAAGTTGCTGTTGATGTTGGAAACTTAAGCCAGGCAATGGAAGCTTTGCAAAAGGTGCTGGACCTGACTAATAAGAAAAGATTCGACTCTGGGTTGTTGGAAAGAATTATGCTCGAAATTGAAGGACGAACATTGGTTACTCAGTCGGAATCTAATGTACCAAATAGTGATAGCAGTAATACTGCCCCTGTTAATGTTAGCTCAAATGTTACTGCTAATGCCAATGGAACAAATGGTTTGCAAATTGACTCTGCCAGAAGTCGGGAAACTGAGCACCTGATCGAATTGATTGGGAAAATCTTAAGACAGATTGTTCAAAGTGGTGGAAATGGTGAGATATGGGGACTATATGCAAGGTGGCACAAACTGAAAGGAGATCTAGCAATGTGCTCCGAGGCTCTGCTTAAGCAAGTTAGATCATACCAAGGATCTGATTTGTGGAAGGACAAAGATCGGTTTGTGAAATTTGCAAATGCTTCCTTGGAACTGTGCAAGGTGTATCAAGAACTTGCTTCGCGTGGCAACAGCCGTAGAGAACTGTTTGTTGCCGAGATGCATTTGAAGAGTACAATAAAACAAGCTATAGATTTTTCCGACACTAAAGAATACAGAGATGTTGTAGCTTGTCTTGAAGACGTTCAAGGGGCACTTAAAGCTACGTCCTTGCCTGGTGCATGA
- the LOC130997996 gene encoding aspartic proteinase 36-like, with amino-acid sequence MAPRFRSLLLLLLPPLLNFLSLNPVCGSGGGATGVIKVNYKFAGSDASLSTLRAHDDIRHLSILAGVDLPLGGTGRPDASGLYYAKIGIGTPSKDYYVQVDTGTDITWVNCIQCHQCPRRGYHGIELPLYNPKDSLTGKLVSCDQDFCKEIGGGLSGCNANSSCLYTEVYGDGSYTIGYFVEDVVQYDRISGDLQTKSANGSVIFGCGAQQSGDLGPSDDALNGILGFGKSNSSMLSQLASSGRVKKMFAHCLDGVNGGGIFAIGHVVQPQVNTTPLVSNQPHYNVNMTGIQVGHDFLNLTTDIYMADKRGAIIDSGTTLAYLPQVIYEPLVKKILSWQMDLKLQLLHDQYTCFDFSGSVDDGFPTVTLHFQNSLTLMVYPHEYLFPFEDLMCIGWQNSGLESQDKKNITLLGDLVLANKLVLYDLEKQAIGWTEYNCSSSIQIKDEITGSVHLVGAHFLSRGCKFSPRVVFLLLMIALLHGLIQ; translated from the exons ATGGCGCCGCGCTTCCGCTCTCTACTGCTCCTCCTTCTCCCGCCGCtcctcaattttctctctctcaatccaGTCTGCggaagcggcggcggcgccaccGGAGTCATCAAAGTGAATTACAAATTCGCCGGCTCCGACGCCAGTCTCAGCACCCTCAGAGCTCACGATGATATCCGCCACCTCTCCATTCTCGCCGGCGTCGACCTGCCCCTCGGTGGAACCGGTCGTCCTGACGCGTCCGG GCTCTACTATGCTAAAATAGGCATTGGAACACCGTCAAAAGATTATTATGTGCAGGTTGACACTGGAACTGATATAACTTGGGTTAACTGCATTCAGTGCCATCAATGCCCCCGACGAGGCTACCATGGT ATAGAACTTCCACTCTACAATCCAAAAGATTCTCTTACTGGAAAACTAGTGTCATGTGATCAAGATTTTTGTAAAGAGATTGGTGGAGGCTTATCAGGTTGCAATGCTAATTCATCATGCTTGTATACTGAGGTTTATGGAGATGGGAGCTATACCATAGGATACTTTGTTGAGGATGTTGTCCAGTATGATCGAATCTCTGGAGATTTGCAAACAAAATCGGCAAATGGAAGTGTTATTTTTGG ATGTGGTGCCCAACAATCTGGAGATCTGGGGCCATCGGATGATGCACTTAATGGAATACTGGGTTTTGGAAAATCTAACTCATCGATGCTCTCACAGCTAGCTTCGTCTGGAAGAGTGAAAAAGATGTTTGCTCATTGCTTAGATGGTGTGAATGGTGGAGGTATCTTTGCTATTGGGCATGTGGTTCAACCACAAGTAAATACGACACCCCTGGTGTCAAACCA GCCACATTACAATGTCAATATGACTGGAATCCAAGTGGGTCATGATTTCCTGAATCTGACTACAGATATCTATATGGCAGACAAGAGGGGAGCAATAATTGACAGTGGTACCACATTAGCATATCTGCCACAAGTGATTTATGAACCACTAGTGAAAAAG ATACTCTCCTGGCAGATGGATCTGAAATTGCAATTGCTTCACGATCAATACACTTGCTTCGATTTTTCTGGCAG TGTTGATGATGGATTTCCAACTGTGACCCTCCATTTTCAAAATTCACTTACGTTGATGGTTTATCCCCATGAGTATCTGTTCCCATTT GAAGACTTGATGTGCATTGGTTGGCAAAACAGTGGCTTGGAGTCCCAGGATAAAAAGAACATTACACTTTTAGGAG ATCTGGTTCTTGCCAACAAGCTGGTCCTTTATGATCTAGAAAAGCAAGCAATTGGATGGACTGAGTATAACT GCTCCTCGAGTATCCAAATAAAGGATGAAATCACTGGTTCAGTACATCTCGTGGGAGCTCACTTTCTGTCTCGTGGTTGCAAATTCAGCCCTCGTGTTGTATTTCTCTTACTGATGATCGCTCTTTTGCATGGTTTGATACAATGA
- the LOC131010566 gene encoding uncharacterized protein LOC131010566, which produces MGCWDEGVWRWKLEWSREPRGRELDQIQSLISFIDSCVLRTDKRDGWRWKASSNGAFSVKSAYEAISREKRQPNEQRKEGELTQIWKTKAPAKAIITAWKVLKGRLPTLDNLIRRQVPIQPPIFCVFCKEKEESIDHLFFSCSKSEEVWKELIQWMGKQVVFHHKAKPHFNVFVNLGHKEDVMFLTAVWICVVWCVWKKRNECIFNQGSWIKERMVSEIKTRIWGWSLAFNLNLNTSDFCSWNATACLHG; this is translated from the coding sequence ATGGGGTGTTGGGACGAAGGAGTATGGAGGTGGAAACTCGAGTGGAGCCGAGAGCCGAGGGGTCGTGAACTTGATCAAATCCAGTCCCTTATCTCTTTCATTGACAGTTGTGTGTTGAGGACAGATAAGCGGGATGGTTGGAGATGGAAAGCGTCTTCCAATGGAGCCTTCTCCGTCAAGTCGGCTTATGAGGCTATTAGCCGGGAGAAAAGACAGCCGAACGAGCAAAGAAAAGAAGGTGAACTGACGCAGATCTGGAAAACCAAAGCCCCTGCAAAAGCCATTATTACGGCCTGGAAGGTGCTCAAAGGTAGATTACCAACCCTAGACAATCTCATCCGCCGGCAGGTGCCTATCCAGCCTCCGATTTTTTGCGTTTTCTGTAAGGAGAAAGAAGAGTCCATCGACCACCTTTTTTTCTCTTGTTCGAAATCTGAGGAAGTTTGGAAGGAATTGATACAGTGGATGGGCAAGCAAGTTGTCTTTCATCATAAGGCGAAGCCCCATTTCAATGTTTTTGTTAATCTCGGGCACAAAGAAGACGTCATGTTCTTAACAGCAGTTTGGATCTGTGTTGTTTGGTGTGTTTGGAAGAAGAGAAACGAATGCATTTTCAATCAAGGCTCTTGGATTAAGGAGAGAATGGTTTCTGAAATCAAGACAAGAATTTGGGGTTGGAGCTTGGCTTTCAATCTGAATCTGAACACCTCTGATTTCTGCAGCTGGAACGCAACGGCCTGTTTACATGGTTGA
- the LOC130998006 gene encoding uncharacterized WD repeat-containing protein C2A9.03-like isoform X1, translating into MSFNGVDERFYRVDDENLVDVMDGIDEEYHAADDANLDEYEMMMKVTDTSSSQAREGKDIQGIPWDRLNITRGSYRLTRLEQYRNYENLPSSGRAADKGSNSTDKGGRYYEFFHNTRVVKPTFLHFQLRNLVWTTSKHDVYLLANSSIMHWSSLLQNLTEVLNFSGNIEPTERYPGTLLEGFTRTQLSTLAVKDRFLVAGGFHGELICKCLDKSGVSFCTRATHDENAIINAIDIYDTSSGLHFMASSNDCGVREYDMERFQLLNHFHLPWAVNHTSMSPDRKLLAVVGDAPDGLLLDARNGRKIASVAGHLDYSFASGWHPDGRIFATGNQDKTCRVWDVRNLASPVAILKGNMGAIRSIRFSADGQFLVMAEPADFVHIYNTRENFKQRQELDFFGEITGASLSPDDESIYIGIWDRTYASLLQFNRRHAYEYLDSL; encoded by the exons ATGTCGTTTAATGGGGTTGATGAACGGTTCTACAGGGTGGACGACGAAAACTTGGTGGATGTTATGGATGGAATTGATGAGGAATACCATGCTGCTGATGATGCAAACCTCGATGAGTATGAGATG ATGATGAAAGTGACAGATACATCTTCTTCACAAGCAAGGGAAGGAAAAGATATACAGGGTATTCCATGGGATAGATTAAATATAACCAGAGGAAGCTACCGATTGACTCGTCTCGAACAGTACAGAAATTATGAGAATTTACCTTCATCTGGGAGAGCTGCTGATAAG GGGAGCAATTCAACAGACAAAGGAGGTAGATACTATGAATTCTTTCATAATACAAGAGTGGTCAAGCCTACATTCCTGCATTTTCAG TTGAGGAACTTGGTCTGGACAACATCAAAACACGATGTTTATCTGCTTGCAAACTCTTCGATTATGCACTGGTCATCATTACTCCAGAATCTGACTGAAGTACTTAACTTCTCTGGGAATATTGAGCCAACAGAG AGATATCCAGGGACCTTGTTGGAAGGATTTACACGAACACAGTTGAGCACACTGGCCGTGAAAGATCGTTTTTTGGTGGCAGGCGGCTTCCATGGAGAACTTATCTGCAAG TGCTTGGATAAATCGGGTGTAAGCTTTTGCACAAGAGCTACACATGACGAGAATGCCATCATTAATGCCATCGATATATATGACACCTCCAG CGGATTACATTTCATGGCGTCTAGTAATGATTGCGGTGTAAGAGAATATGACATGGAGAGATTTCAGCTCCTCAACCACTTCCACTTGCCTTGGGCAGTCAAT CATACGTCAATGAGCCCCGACCGCAAGCTTCTAGCTGTTGTTGGAGATGCTCCCGACGGATTACTTTTAGATGCTCGAAACGGGAGG AAAATCGCTTCTGTAGCCGGTCATCTAGACTACTCATTCGCCTCTGGTTGGCACCCGGATGGGAGGATATTCGCCACCGGGAATCAAGACAAGACGTGCAGAGTGTGGGACGTGAGAAACCTGGCATCTCCAGTTGCGATTCTGAAGGGAAACATGGGCGCAATCAGATCAATACGTTTCTCAGCAGACGGGCAGTTTCTGGTGATGGCTGAACCAGCAGATTTTGTGCATATATACAACACTAGAGAAAACTTCAAGCAAAGGCAAGAGTTGGATTTCTTTGGGGAGATAACCGGTGCGTCTCTGAGTCCAGACGATGAGTCCATCTATATAGGAATCTGGGACAGGACATACGCGAGCTTGCTGCAGTTCAACAGAAGGCACGCCTACGAATATCTCGATTCCCTGTGA
- the LOC130998006 gene encoding uncharacterized WD repeat-containing protein C2A9.03-like isoform X2: MDGIDEEYHAADDANLDEYEMMMKVTDTSSSQAREGKDIQGIPWDRLNITRGSYRLTRLEQYRNYENLPSSGRAADKGSNSTDKGGRYYEFFHNTRVVKPTFLHFQLRNLVWTTSKHDVYLLANSSIMHWSSLLQNLTEVLNFSGNIEPTERYPGTLLEGFTRTQLSTLAVKDRFLVAGGFHGELICKCLDKSGVSFCTRATHDENAIINAIDIYDTSSGLHFMASSNDCGVREYDMERFQLLNHFHLPWAVNHTSMSPDRKLLAVVGDAPDGLLLDARNGRKIASVAGHLDYSFASGWHPDGRIFATGNQDKTCRVWDVRNLASPVAILKGNMGAIRSIRFSADGQFLVMAEPADFVHIYNTRENFKQRQELDFFGEITGASLSPDDESIYIGIWDRTYASLLQFNRRHAYEYLDSL; this comes from the exons ATGGATGGAATTGATGAGGAATACCATGCTGCTGATGATGCAAACCTCGATGAGTATGAGATG ATGATGAAAGTGACAGATACATCTTCTTCACAAGCAAGGGAAGGAAAAGATATACAGGGTATTCCATGGGATAGATTAAATATAACCAGAGGAAGCTACCGATTGACTCGTCTCGAACAGTACAGAAATTATGAGAATTTACCTTCATCTGGGAGAGCTGCTGATAAG GGGAGCAATTCAACAGACAAAGGAGGTAGATACTATGAATTCTTTCATAATACAAGAGTGGTCAAGCCTACATTCCTGCATTTTCAG TTGAGGAACTTGGTCTGGACAACATCAAAACACGATGTTTATCTGCTTGCAAACTCTTCGATTATGCACTGGTCATCATTACTCCAGAATCTGACTGAAGTACTTAACTTCTCTGGGAATATTGAGCCAACAGAG AGATATCCAGGGACCTTGTTGGAAGGATTTACACGAACACAGTTGAGCACACTGGCCGTGAAAGATCGTTTTTTGGTGGCAGGCGGCTTCCATGGAGAACTTATCTGCAAG TGCTTGGATAAATCGGGTGTAAGCTTTTGCACAAGAGCTACACATGACGAGAATGCCATCATTAATGCCATCGATATATATGACACCTCCAG CGGATTACATTTCATGGCGTCTAGTAATGATTGCGGTGTAAGAGAATATGACATGGAGAGATTTCAGCTCCTCAACCACTTCCACTTGCCTTGGGCAGTCAAT CATACGTCAATGAGCCCCGACCGCAAGCTTCTAGCTGTTGTTGGAGATGCTCCCGACGGATTACTTTTAGATGCTCGAAACGGGAGG AAAATCGCTTCTGTAGCCGGTCATCTAGACTACTCATTCGCCTCTGGTTGGCACCCGGATGGGAGGATATTCGCCACCGGGAATCAAGACAAGACGTGCAGAGTGTGGGACGTGAGAAACCTGGCATCTCCAGTTGCGATTCTGAAGGGAAACATGGGCGCAATCAGATCAATACGTTTCTCAGCAGACGGGCAGTTTCTGGTGATGGCTGAACCAGCAGATTTTGTGCATATATACAACACTAGAGAAAACTTCAAGCAAAGGCAAGAGTTGGATTTCTTTGGGGAGATAACCGGTGCGTCTCTGAGTCCAGACGATGAGTCCATCTATATAGGAATCTGGGACAGGACATACGCGAGCTTGCTGCAGTTCAACAGAAGGCACGCCTACGAATATCTCGATTCCCTGTGA